A portion of the Phyllobacterium zundukense genome contains these proteins:
- a CDS encoding copper-binding protein, with translation MKSMIKTVLIALAAAAISTVSLAAEFTKGEVKKIDLKQKKITIKHEELKSLDMPAMTMVFVVSDDALLAKAKQDQAIEFVAEKVNGKLTVTEIK, from the coding sequence ATGAAATCCATGATCAAGACCGTATTGATCGCACTTGCCGCAGCTGCAATTTCGACTGTTTCATTGGCTGCCGAATTCACCAAGGGCGAGGTGAAGAAAATTGATCTCAAGCAGAAGAAGATTACCATCAAGCATGAGGAGCTCAAAAGTTTGGACATGCCTGCAATGACGATGGTGTTCGTTGTCAGCGACGATGCGCTGCTTGCCAAGGCCAAACAGGACCAGGCGATCGAATTCGTCGCCGAGAAGGTCAACGGCAAGCTCACGGTAACTGAGATTAAGTAA
- a CDS encoding plastocyanin/azurin family copper-binding protein, with product MKTELKFVLALMTAVVVTPAFAAGNHAGGHDVMEIGKPGTKAAVKRTVTISMKEKDDGSMVFEPAVLKVKKGETIRLKFNNTGETDHEFVMDRHEGIQEHKALMQKFPEMEHADPNSIRLAAGGNGEIIWTFAKAGEFGFACLIPGHYEAGMKGDITVAP from the coding sequence ATGAAAACTGAATTGAAATTCGTACTAGCCCTAATGACGGCAGTTGTCGTCACGCCCGCATTCGCTGCCGGCAATCATGCCGGAGGCCATGATGTCATGGAGATCGGCAAACCTGGCACCAAGGCCGCGGTAAAACGTACCGTCACCATCTCGATGAAGGAGAAGGACGACGGCTCGATGGTCTTTGAGCCGGCGGTCTTGAAGGTTAAAAAGGGAGAAACCATCCGCCTCAAATTCAACAACACGGGTGAGACGGACCATGAGTTCGTCATGGACCGCCACGAAGGCATCCAGGAGCATAAGGCGCTTATGCAGAAATTTCCGGAAATGGAACATGCCGACCCCAACTCCATCCGCCTTGCCGCGGGGGGCAACGGCGAAATCATCTGGACTTTCGCCAAGGCTGGAGAATTCGGCTTCGCTTGCCTGATTCCCGGGCACTACGAAGCCGGCATGAAGGGTGACATCACCGTCGCTCCATAA
- a CDS encoding multicopper oxidase family protein translates to MLSRRQLLGAGAVLAGATAWTKTSAMGLPDAPTMQAPETQPPLFPVSGQDYQPVATINGWTLPHRMNNGVKEFHLVAEPVEREFAPGMTGYLWGYNGQSPGPTIEAVEGDRVRIFVTNKLPEHTSVHWHGMILPSGMDGVVGLTQPGIPSGKTFVYEFDLVKSGTFMYHPHADEMVQMAMGMMGFFVIHPKDPKYMRVDRDFVFLLNAYDIDPGSYVPRVMEMTDFNIWSWNSRIFPAIDPLVVSMNDRVRVRVGNLTMTNHPIHMHGYDFEVTCTDGGWVRPEARWPEVSIDIPVGAMRAYEFDAVHAGDWAIHCHKSHHTMNAMGHDVPTFIGVDKSKLAEKIRKVQPEYMPMGNRGMADMGEMEMPLPDNTIPMMTGTGQFGPIEMGGMFSVVKVREGISAKDYADPGWYQHPKGTVAYEWTGDLPTPEKAAGPETKTPDATKHSQGHKG, encoded by the coding sequence ATGCTATCAAGACGCCAGTTATTGGGCGCGGGTGCCGTTCTTGCAGGTGCCACCGCCTGGACCAAGACTTCGGCCATGGGCCTGCCCGATGCCCCGACCATGCAAGCGCCCGAAACCCAGCCGCCGCTGTTTCCGGTTTCAGGCCAGGACTATCAGCCTGTCGCCACCATTAACGGCTGGACCTTGCCGCACCGCATGAACAACGGCGTGAAGGAGTTCCATCTGGTGGCGGAACCCGTTGAGCGGGAGTTCGCGCCCGGCATGACGGGTTATTTGTGGGGGTATAACGGCCAGTCGCCGGGCCCCACGATTGAAGCCGTCGAAGGCGACCGCGTCCGGATCTTCGTTACCAACAAGCTGCCGGAACACACGAGCGTGCACTGGCACGGGATGATCCTTCCATCCGGCATGGATGGTGTGGTCGGACTGACCCAGCCAGGCATCCCGTCAGGCAAGACCTTCGTCTACGAGTTCGATCTGGTGAAGAGCGGCACCTTCATGTACCACCCGCACGCCGACGAGATGGTGCAGATGGCCATGGGCATGATGGGTTTCTTCGTCATTCATCCGAAAGACCCGAAATACATGCGCGTCGACCGGGACTTCGTGTTCCTGCTCAATGCCTACGACATCGACCCCGGCTCTTATGTTCCGCGTGTCATGGAGATGACCGACTTCAACATCTGGAGCTGGAACAGCCGGATCTTCCCGGCGATCGATCCCCTGGTGGTGTCGATGAATGACCGGGTACGGGTGCGTGTGGGCAACCTGACGATGACCAATCATCCGATCCACATGCACGGATATGATTTCGAGGTCACCTGCACCGACGGAGGCTGGGTCCGCCCAGAAGCTCGCTGGCCGGAAGTGTCGATCGACATCCCGGTCGGTGCCATGCGAGCCTATGAATTCGACGCCGTTCATGCGGGCGACTGGGCCATCCACTGTCACAAGTCGCATCACACGATGAACGCGATGGGGCATGACGTGCCGACGTTCATCGGTGTCGACAAGTCGAAACTGGCCGAGAAAATCCGCAAGGTTCAGCCGGAATATATGCCGATGGGCAATCGGGGCATGGCCGACATGGGCGAGATGGAAATGCCTCTGCCCGACAATACGATCCCGATGATGACGGGAACGGGCCAGTTCGGTCCAATCGAGATGGGCGGCATGTTCTCGGTCGTCAAGGTCCGCGAGGGCATCTCGGCCAAAGATTACGCCGATCCTGGATGGTACCAGCACCCGAAAGGTACCGTTGCCTACGAGTGGACTGGTGATCTGCCAACTCCCGAAAAAGCTGCTGGGCCTGAAACTAAAACTCCCGACGCCACCAAGCACTCCCAAGGGCACAAGGGGTGA
- a CDS encoding TolC family protein translates to MRLASMKILVGIAGPLLISGCATSGTTALVSEPAAGFSTVQAKTSGAIGKQAVWAQSQADARALADRTRSLVYKKTIGPDTAVQVALLNNRGLQAAYAEVGLSAADVWQETMPVNPTASVSYSSIGIGRIIETAITGNILALMTQSRRVGVADARFRQAQLKAAVETLRVAADTRRAWINAVSAWETVSYLNRSQAAADAASDLAQKLGETGAFSKTGQAREHVFNAELTGETAKARLNARLAKEELTRLMGLWGQDMDYSVPNALPALPKGPKNKSGIEAEALRNRVDLDVAKLELEATAKSYGLTNATRYVSDLQLMGGVEAEREEEEGEKRDVVSGAAELEFTIPIFDTGKARMRKAELSYMRAANLLAEKAVNVRSEVRSAYQAYRSKYDIARHYRNSVVPLRAKIEEESVLTYNGMITNTFELLADTRAKISSNILSLNSKREFYLAEVNLGTAIYGGGSSGGGGEIEVATAEAEAGEE, encoded by the coding sequence ATGAGGCTGGCGTCGATGAAAATCCTCGTGGGTATCGCCGGGCCTCTGTTGATCTCTGGTTGTGCGACTTCAGGTACGACGGCCCTGGTTTCGGAACCAGCTGCCGGGTTCAGCACGGTTCAAGCCAAGACGTCCGGAGCGATCGGCAAACAGGCGGTCTGGGCGCAATCACAGGCAGACGCTCGGGCACTTGCTGATCGGACTCGCAGTCTAGTCTACAAGAAGACCATCGGCCCCGATACTGCCGTTCAGGTGGCGCTCCTGAACAATCGCGGCCTGCAGGCCGCCTACGCCGAGGTGGGACTGTCAGCCGCTGACGTCTGGCAGGAAACGATGCCCGTCAATCCAACCGCGTCCGTCAGCTACAGTTCCATCGGCATCGGCCGCATCATCGAAACGGCGATCACGGGCAACATTTTAGCGTTAATGACACAATCCAGACGCGTCGGCGTAGCCGATGCACGTTTCCGCCAAGCGCAATTGAAGGCGGCAGTGGAGACCCTGCGGGTTGCTGCCGACACGCGGCGAGCCTGGATCAATGCCGTGTCGGCGTGGGAAACGGTTTCCTATCTCAACCGTTCACAAGCGGCCGCCGATGCTGCGTCGGACCTTGCTCAAAAGCTCGGAGAAACCGGTGCGTTCTCCAAAACCGGACAAGCGCGTGAACATGTATTCAATGCCGAGCTTACGGGCGAAACTGCAAAGGCGCGTCTGAATGCAAGGCTCGCCAAGGAAGAGCTGACCCGCCTGATGGGGCTGTGGGGGCAGGATATGGACTACAGTGTCCCCAATGCTCTCCCCGCATTGCCGAAGGGGCCGAAGAACAAGTCGGGCATCGAGGCGGAAGCGCTACGCAACCGGGTCGATCTTGACGTGGCGAAACTTGAACTTGAAGCGACCGCGAAATCCTACGGTCTCACCAACGCCACCCGGTACGTCAGTGATCTCCAGCTCATGGGCGGCGTCGAAGCAGAGCGGGAAGAGGAAGAAGGCGAGAAGAGGGATGTGGTTTCCGGGGCCGCCGAACTGGAATTTACCATCCCGATCTTCGACACCGGAAAGGCGCGCATGCGAAAGGCGGAACTGTCCTACATGCGCGCGGCAAACCTTCTGGCCGAAAAAGCGGTGAACGTCCGCTCTGAGGTCCGTTCCGCTTACCAGGCCTATCGTTCCAAATATGACATCGCCCGTCATTACCGCAACAGCGTCGTGCCGCTGCGGGCGAAAATCGAAGAAGAGTCGGTGCTCACCTATAATGGCATGATCACCAACACCTTCGAACTCCTGGCCGACACCCGCGCCAAGATCAGCTCCAATATCCTTTCCCTAAACTCCAAACGCGAATTCTATCTCGCCGAAGTCAATCTTGGGACCGCCATTTACGGCGGCGGTTCTTCTGGGGGGGGCGGTGAAATCGAAGTCGCTACTGCCGAAGCAGAGGCAGGTGAAGAATGA
- a CDS encoding adenylate/guanylate cyclase domain-containing protein: MFVDLREFTRFTETAPAAALAEILAEYRGIVAGEVFRTGGTVDKFMGDGIMAVFGQPKPSPDDAERALQCALQLVRILDDWTEWRRLEGKPPLDAGIGLHMGTIIGGVLESGFHDEFTVFGDVVNVAQRLEAMTKTLNASLVVSAAMLSRVPASLSAADWIRKDQVELPGRRGTIGIAYLQRRVGTTALMSVV, translated from the coding sequence ATGTTCGTGGACTTGCGGGAATTCACGCGTTTTACCGAAACCGCTCCCGCCGCCGCACTTGCTGAAATCCTGGCAGAATACCGCGGCATTGTTGCTGGCGAAGTGTTTCGCACCGGGGGTACCGTAGACAAGTTCATGGGGGACGGAATCATGGCCGTGTTCGGTCAGCCGAAGCCTTCACCGGACGACGCGGAGCGTGCGCTGCAATGTGCACTGCAGCTTGTGCGAATCCTTGACGATTGGACGGAGTGGCGACGCCTTGAAGGAAAGCCCCCGCTTGACGCAGGCATCGGCTTACACATGGGCACCATCATCGGCGGAGTGCTCGAGAGCGGGTTTCACGACGAGTTCACGGTTTTCGGCGACGTCGTCAATGTCGCGCAGCGCTTGGAAGCGATGACTAAAACCCTTAACGCCTCGCTTGTTGTGTCAGCGGCTATGCTGAGCCGCGTTCCCGCGTCCTTGTCGGCTGCTGACTGGATAAGGAAGGATCAAGTGGAACTTCCCGGGCGGCGTGGAACAATCGGAATCGCTTATCTACAGCGCCGGGTTGGAACGACAGCCCTGATGAGCGTTGTCTGA
- a CDS encoding ATP-binding protein — translation MDESLLPRHLKAELIEALRSARVVNIIGPRQVGKTTLVRDLLDVGKFVTLDEENVLAAMEADPVGQIDALVSEAGEAPLIIDEAQRSKRLALAIKKIVDERRRMGQFILTGSSNVFTSAHVADSLAGRVQTLTMLPMSVAEISQKGPARILDWANRAEGPTLADLPMPGKVSRSTYVDIMLAGGYPEIRSLEDRRRRRRYRDYVDTIVERDVADILEIRRSDAMRRLIDQLAARIATELNVQDLSGKIGIQRKTMDTYLDVLTKLALLVRLPAWTSGEVGRDIRHPKIHIVDTGIVAALRNLTSASFAIDANPTALGAILEAFVHNELQKSLPHQKSDWRLYHWRHQRGPEIDIVAEADRTLVGFEMKAGATVDSNDFRHLKWFRDEGPGKMWNVVGIVIYLGDRPLSFGPKLFALPLSAFWAFSQSTD, via the coding sequence ATGGATGAGTCCCTGCTTCCGCGCCACCTAAAAGCGGAACTTATCGAGGCCCTTCGCTCGGCGCGAGTTGTGAACATTATCGGTCCCCGCCAAGTCGGGAAGACTACGCTTGTTAGAGATTTGCTGGATGTTGGAAAATTCGTCACGTTGGATGAAGAGAACGTGCTAGCAGCGATGGAAGCTGATCCCGTTGGGCAGATTGATGCGCTTGTGTCCGAAGCGGGTGAAGCACCTCTCATTATAGATGAGGCGCAACGATCAAAACGCCTAGCGCTTGCCATCAAGAAGATCGTCGACGAACGGCGCAGAATGGGGCAATTCATCCTGACTGGGTCTTCGAACGTATTTACATCCGCGCATGTCGCGGACTCCCTCGCTGGCCGAGTCCAGACCTTGACGATGCTCCCGATGAGCGTCGCCGAAATAAGTCAGAAAGGGCCTGCGAGAATTCTGGATTGGGCCAATCGAGCCGAGGGACCAACGCTGGCCGATTTGCCGATGCCGGGTAAAGTCTCAAGGAGCACATACGTCGATATAATGCTGGCAGGGGGATATCCTGAGATTCGCAGCTTAGAGGACCGTCGCCGCAGACGACGTTACCGAGACTACGTGGATACGATTGTCGAACGGGATGTTGCTGACATCCTCGAAATCAGGAGATCTGACGCGATGCGTCGGTTGATCGATCAACTCGCCGCACGAATTGCCACCGAACTCAATGTCCAGGACCTCAGCGGGAAGATTGGCATCCAGCGCAAGACAATGGATACATATTTGGACGTATTAACCAAACTGGCACTCCTAGTGAGGCTTCCTGCTTGGACATCCGGCGAGGTCGGTCGCGACATCCGCCATCCAAAGATCCACATTGTCGACACAGGGATAGTCGCAGCATTGAGAAACTTGACATCGGCCAGCTTCGCTATCGATGCCAACCCAACCGCGCTTGGAGCTATTCTTGAGGCATTTGTGCACAATGAGTTGCAGAAGTCGCTTCCACACCAAAAAAGTGATTGGCGACTTTACCACTGGCGTCATCAGCGGGGACCCGAGATCGACATTGTCGCAGAAGCGGATAGGACGCTCGTAGGTTTTGAGATGAAAGCAGGAGCTACTGTTGATTCGAACGATTTTCGGCACCTGAAATGGTTCCGCGATGAAGGGCCAGGAAAAATGTGGAATGTTGTCGGGATCGTGATCTACCTTGGAGACCGCCCCCTGAGCTTTGGCCCAAAGCTCTTCGCGTTGCCTTTGTCCGCGTTTTGGGCTTTTTCCCAGAGTACCGACTAA
- a CDS encoding Crp/Fnr family transcriptional regulator, protein MSDQMIEQLRRLASNEMSFGEGEVVFAQGSKVSFIYLVVHGSVRLLRHQSDGAAIVMQRATAGSVLAEASLFSDRYHCDAVALLPSKLVSIRKTLLVDQIFGNAELANMWNVYMAREIQNARRSAAIVSLRTVAARLDAWIAWNDGKFPPKGEWKTVAEDMGTSPEALYRELSKRRAVCSKRANPV, encoded by the coding sequence ATGTCGGATCAAATGATTGAGCAACTTCGAAGGTTGGCTTCGAACGAGATGTCGTTCGGTGAAGGCGAAGTCGTGTTTGCGCAAGGTTCCAAAGTCAGCTTTATTTATCTCGTTGTTCATGGGTCAGTCCGGCTGCTGCGGCATCAATCAGACGGCGCGGCGATCGTGATGCAACGAGCTACGGCCGGATCAGTTCTGGCAGAAGCTTCTCTGTTTTCGGATCGTTATCATTGTGACGCGGTCGCGCTGCTTCCTTCGAAACTGGTTTCGATCAGAAAAACGCTGTTAGTCGATCAAATATTCGGCAATGCGGAATTGGCGAATATGTGGAACGTCTATATGGCCCGCGAAATTCAGAATGCCCGCCGCAGCGCGGCGATCGTCTCGCTCAGGACGGTCGCGGCGCGGCTTGACGCCTGGATTGCATGGAATGACGGTAAGTTTCCTCCCAAGGGCGAATGGAAGACCGTTGCCGAAGATATGGGTACCAGCCCCGAAGCCCTTTACCGGGAACTCTCCAAACGCAGAGCGGTCTGTTCAAAGCGAGCCAATCCGGTTTAA
- a CDS encoding amino acid ABC transporter ATP-binding protein encodes MTLSIASHPGPQQASRDDEVAVALTGVNKWYGDFHVLKDINLKVMRGERIIACGPSGSGKSTMIRCINRLEEHQSGKVLVDGIELTNDLKFDEVRREVGMVFQHFNLFPHLTILENCTLAPIWVRKMPKKKADEIAMHYLERIKIPEQANKYPGQLSGGQQQRVAIARSLCMNPRIMLFDEPTSALDPEMIKEVLDTMVQLAEEGMTMVCVTHEMGFARQVANRVIFMDQGQIVEQNAPAEFFDNPQHERTKLFLSQILH; translated from the coding sequence ATGACACTTTCCATCGCAAGCCACCCCGGTCCTCAGCAGGCTTCTCGGGATGATGAAGTTGCCGTCGCGTTGACGGGCGTGAACAAATGGTATGGCGATTTTCATGTCCTGAAAGATATCAATCTGAAGGTGATGCGCGGCGAGCGAATTATCGCTTGCGGCCCGTCCGGCTCGGGTAAGTCCACCATGATCCGGTGTATCAATCGGCTGGAAGAACATCAAAGCGGGAAGGTCCTCGTTGATGGTATTGAGCTCACCAACGATCTTAAGTTCGACGAGGTGCGCCGCGAAGTCGGCATGGTATTCCAGCACTTCAACCTGTTCCCGCATCTGACGATCCTCGAAAATTGCACGCTGGCACCCATATGGGTGCGCAAGATGCCGAAGAAGAAGGCCGATGAGATCGCGATGCACTATCTTGAGCGCATCAAGATTCCCGAGCAGGCCAACAAGTATCCGGGCCAGCTTTCCGGCGGTCAGCAGCAGCGTGTGGCGATTGCCCGATCGCTCTGCATGAACCCGCGCATCATGCTGTTCGATGAACCGACATCGGCGCTCGATCCGGAGATGATCAAGGAAGTGCTGGATACGATGGTTCAACTTGCCGAAGAGGGGATGACCATGGTCTGCGTCACCCACGAGATGGGCTTCGCCCGTCAGGTTGCCAACCGGGTGATCTTCATGGATCAAGGCCAGATTGTCGAGCAGAACGCGCCCGCGGAGTTCTTTGACAATCCGCAGCATGAGCGCACCAAGCTGTTCCTCAGTCAGATTTTGCACTGA
- a CDS encoding amino acid ABC transporter permease, with translation MLATLNACRAASGACWSFIYAKSGQLLFGIYPFDERWRPALVCVLIIALLAWSVRPASWTPRLLQLWVAALALVGWLMGGGLGLATVPTSSWGGLPVTLILTVVAIGVAFPIGVLLALARRSTTMPAMRIIAVAFIEGIRGLPLLSILFVASIMLPLFLPDYLLPDKFVRALVALTLFASAYLAEVIRGGLQAIPSGQYEAAEALGLSFWRTQRLVILPQAIRVAIPALANTIIVMIKNTSLVLVVGLFDLISSGKAALADPAWPSPAAETFLFIGAIFFALSFSFARFSDFLERRGNIGY, from the coding sequence TTGCTTGCAACCCTCAATGCATGCCGTGCAGCGTCGGGTGCTTGCTGGAGTTTCATTTACGCAAAATCCGGTCAGTTGCTTTTCGGGATCTATCCGTTCGACGAGCGCTGGCGTCCGGCATTGGTGTGTGTGCTCATCATTGCACTCCTCGCCTGGTCGGTTCGGCCGGCCAGTTGGACGCCGCGACTGTTGCAACTTTGGGTCGCGGCCCTCGCGCTCGTCGGATGGCTGATGGGTGGCGGCCTTGGGCTGGCAACGGTTCCCACATCTTCCTGGGGCGGCCTTCCGGTGACCCTGATCTTGACCGTCGTCGCCATTGGGGTCGCTTTCCCCATAGGCGTCTTGTTGGCACTTGCGCGCCGCTCGACGACGATGCCTGCCATGCGGATCATCGCCGTGGCCTTCATCGAAGGAATTCGTGGATTGCCGCTGCTGTCTATCCTGTTCGTCGCATCAATCATGCTACCGCTATTTTTGCCGGACTATCTCCTGCCGGACAAGTTTGTGCGTGCGTTGGTTGCTCTGACGCTGTTTGCATCGGCATATTTGGCTGAGGTGATCCGCGGTGGACTGCAGGCCATTCCAAGTGGGCAATATGAGGCTGCCGAAGCTCTCGGCCTCTCGTTCTGGCGTACGCAGCGATTGGTGATTTTGCCACAAGCAATCCGCGTGGCCATCCCCGCGTTGGCGAATACGATCATCGTGATGATCAAGAACACCAGCTTGGTGCTTGTGGTGGGCCTGTTTGACCTTATCAGTTCAGGTAAAGCTGCGTTGGCCGACCCTGCCTGGCCATCTCCGGCAGCCGAAACATTCCTGTTCATTGGCGCGATCTTCTTCGCGCTGTCCTTCTCCTTCGCCCGGTTCTCCGATTTCCTGGAGCGGCGTGGTAACATCGGTTATTGA
- a CDS encoding DUF411 domain-containing protein encodes MERREFIGTGIAAMAAVVVARNAGAGTHWSMTVYKDPNCGCCNLWSMAMENAGFTVERVDTNDLPGVKKRFGVPASVEGCHTAVVGGYFLDGHVPLEAVAKLLYERPDIAGLAVPGMPVGSLGMDYDPNASFDVYAVAKGPEQKTSVYYEVRPRN; translated from the coding sequence ATGGAGAGACGTGAGTTCATAGGCACGGGCATCGCGGCAATGGCCGCTGTCGTGGTTGCACGCAACGCGGGGGCCGGGACACATTGGTCGATGACGGTCTACAAAGATCCGAATTGCGGATGCTGCAACCTCTGGTCCATGGCCATGGAGAACGCCGGGTTCACGGTCGAGCGGGTGGACACCAACGATCTGCCCGGTGTCAAGAAGCGCTTTGGCGTGCCCGCCTCCGTCGAGGGCTGCCATACGGCGGTTGTCGGCGGCTACTTCCTCGACGGGCATGTGCCGCTGGAGGCGGTGGCGAAACTGCTGTACGAGAGGCCCGACATTGCCGGATTGGCGGTTCCCGGCATGCCTGTGGGATCGCTCGGGATGGATTACGATCCGAATGCCAGCTTCGATGTCTATGCCGTCGCCAAGGGGCCGGAGCAGAAGACTTCGGTTTATTACGAGGTCAGACCCAGGAACTGA
- a CDS encoding methyltransferase family protein, translating into MVLEMMLGSVLVMAGLFLIVKGWVEVYFYRDRLITEGVYGVARHPQYAGIFLVIFGQLVHWPTIPTLLLAPLIAWFYVRLPKREEHDLIERFDIQYEQYRELVPRFVPDW; encoded by the coding sequence ATGGTGCTCGAAATGATGCTCGGCTCGGTCCTGGTGATGGCCGGGTTGTTTCTGATTGTCAAAGGCTGGGTGGAGGTCTATTTTTACCGTGACAGGCTAATCACCGAGGGTGTCTACGGCGTTGCAAGGCACCCGCAATATGCAGGCATCTTCCTGGTGATTTTCGGGCAGCTGGTGCATTGGCCGACAATTCCGACACTGCTGCTCGCGCCCTTGATTGCATGGTTCTACGTGCGTCTGCCCAAGCGGGAAGAGCATGACCTCATCGAGCGATTTGACATTCAGTACGAGCAATACCGGGAGTTGGTGCCGAGGTTCGTTCCAGATTGGTAG
- a CDS encoding substrate-binding domain-containing protein yields the protein MRCIFLLVACAAALSLGVSHAFAQSGGVEKAVGGYNFDEAAKEAPGTKNFHSADGHLTFAVVTHTAGNGFFDPVYVGATVAGNLIGAKILLLGSESPTDDPAREIEILNQIVQDPTIDGLIMTTPQAGAYNDIVKAAEAKGIPVATTNSFDGTILNRNSLSHTGQDASAAAIAGEALVKCLVEKGIEKGSIVLPSSTAMGNIEVNNRVTSAFNAIVKGLKDAGKLESFKVDAGPENTGIDTNPNDPVNGIVTLFESRGDVVGAFAGNNVFTPALAKAVAQTGMTGKICAYGFDLGPAQQEALKGGDLTGALGQQPFLQGFWPVMQLYLQIDRGIAAANLDTRAQLVTQETVGNVGKRFEN from the coding sequence ATGCGGTGTATTTTCTTACTCGTGGCCTGTGCCGCGGCGTTGTCGCTCGGCGTCTCGCACGCCTTCGCACAATCCGGTGGTGTCGAAAAAGCGGTTGGCGGCTATAATTTCGATGAAGCCGCAAAGGAAGCCCCCGGCACAAAGAATTTCCATTCGGCCGACGGTCACTTGACCTTCGCGGTCGTAACCCACACGGCGGGCAATGGCTTCTTCGACCCTGTCTATGTCGGCGCGACCGTCGCCGGCAATCTGATCGGCGCCAAGATCCTGCTGCTCGGCTCGGAATCGCCGACCGACGACCCGGCTCGCGAGATCGAAATTCTGAACCAGATCGTGCAGGATCCGACGATCGACGGACTGATCATGACAACGCCGCAGGCCGGCGCCTATAACGACATCGTCAAAGCCGCCGAAGCGAAGGGCATTCCGGTTGCCACCACCAATTCGTTCGACGGGACGATCCTCAACCGCAACAGCCTAAGCCATACCGGTCAGGACGCCTCCGCCGCCGCGATTGCCGGCGAGGCGCTCGTCAAGTGCCTGGTGGAAAAAGGTATCGAAAAGGGCTCAATCGTGCTGCCCTCGTCAACCGCGATGGGCAACATAGAAGTGAACAACCGCGTAACATCCGCGTTCAACGCAATCGTCAAGGGTCTCAAGGACGCCGGTAAGCTCGAGAGCTTCAAGGTCGACGCGGGCCCGGAGAACACCGGCATCGACACCAATCCGAATGATCCGGTGAATGGCATCGTCACGCTGTTTGAATCGCGCGGTGACGTGGTCGGCGCCTTCGCCGGCAACAACGTGTTCACGCCGGCCCTTGCCAAGGCGGTCGCCCAGACCGGAATGACCGGCAAGATCTGCGCTTATGGCTTCGACCTCGGCCCGGCGCAGCAGGAGGCGTTGAAGGGTGGCGACCTGACCGGCGCGCTCGGGCAGCAGCCCTTCCTGCAGGGCTTCTGGCCGGTCATGCAGCTCTATCTGCAGATTGACCGCGGCATAGCGGCGGCCAATCTCGACACGCGCGCCCAACTCGTGACCCAGGAGACCGTCGGAAACGTCGGCAAGCGCTTCGAGAATTGA